In the Colletotrichum lupini chromosome 1, complete sequence genome, one interval contains:
- a CDS encoding FAD binding domain-containing protein: protein SSAEYKLTGVIDWKLSSINELFPLFKEKATYYIMAPGVTSANGGHASNGAAPAPRFLPPGVSAEKFQEFAASLQKAVGKDNLQIITRDTQLDDGDYQTVDCQTHDMHSLYEREEFVGSALIHPRNVTDIQAVIKLCNEYLVPVWTYSKGHNIGYGGAAPRVSGSLVMNLGKHMNRIIEVNSTDCYCLVEPGVTYLQMQKYLDDNGLRDKVWLDSPELGYGSMIGNALDHGVGFTPYGDHWMMHCGMEVVLASGEVVRTGMGAMQSPEGRKQAAQGVPPQDQHQNECWQLFPYGFGPINDGIFSQSNNAIVTKMGMWLMPAPPGITPFMVTYEKDEDLEAVVDIIRPLRVNMVLQNAASLRHISLDASHYHPRTAYTDDPNTPLTEEQLDAAAKKVDLGRWVYIGAAYGPEPIRKAHLEITKREMTKVPGSRWFLLEDRKEEHSTLHCRADTMRGLPTWDELRWLNQWIPHCTFLSFSPISKVDGKSAMKQYTMAKKRFAEAKLDYFGILSIGMREMHNIVCIVYNREDPDMRRRAQWLVRTMIQDCADNGWGEFRTHVALMDQIADTYDFNNHALGKLNQTIKDALDPNGILAPGKSGVWPKSYDKSKYVLNKDYIK, encoded by the exons AGCTCAGCCGAGTATAAGCTCACGGGCGTCATAGACTGGAAGCTCTCGTCAATAAATGAACTCTTCCCCCTCTTCAAGGAGAAG GccacttattatattatggCACCAGGCGTCACGTCGGCGAACGGGGGGCACGCATCGAACGGTGCGGCGCCAGCTCCTCGATTTCTGCCCCCTGGAGTATCCGCGGAGAAGTTCCAAGAGTTCGCAGCAAGCCTTCAAAAGGCAGTCGGAAAAGACAATCTCCAGATCATCACCAGAGATACCCAGCTGGATGATGGCGACTATCAGACCGTCGATTGCCAGACACACGACATGCACTCTCTCTACGAGCGTGAGGAATTTGTTGGCAGCGCGCTCATCCACCCCCGAAATGTGACAGACATCCAAGCAGTCATCAAGCTCTGCAACGAGTATCTCGTTCCTGTGTGGACGTACAGCAAAGGTCACAATATCGGCTACGGCGGTGCCGCTCCGAGAGTATCCGGAAGCTTGGTGATGAACCTGGGAAAGCACATGAACCGCATCATTGAGGTCAATTCCACGGACTGCTACTGTCTCGTTGAGCCCGGTGTCACCTATTTACAGATGCAAAAGTATCTTGATGACAATGGGCTGCGGGACAAGGTGTGGCTGGACTCACCGGAGCTCGGCTACGGCTCCATGATTGGAAACGCACTGGACCATGGCGTGGGCTTCACTCCCTACGGTGATCACTGGATGATGCACTGTGGAATGGAAGTTGTGCTGGCCAGCGGTGAGGTCGTTCGTACGGGCATGGGTGCGATGCAGAGTCCCGAGGGCCGCAAGCAGGCGGCTCAGGGGGTACCGCCTCAGGATCAGCATCAGAACGAGTGTTGGCAGCTATTCCCTTATGGATTTGGTCCAATCAACGACGGAATTTTCTCCCAGAGCAACAACGCAATTGTCACGAAGATGGGCATGTGG CTCATGCCAGCACCCCCTGGAATTACTCCCTTCATGGTGACATATGAGAAGGATGAAGATCTTGAGGCCGTCGTCGATATTATTCGTCCGCTTCGTGTG AACATGGTTCTCCAGAATGCTGCCAGTCTCCGTCACATCTCGCTCGATGCGTCGCATTACCACCCCCGCACAGCATACACTGATGATCCCAATACCCCGCTCACGGAAGAGCAACTAGATGCTGCGGCGAAGAAGGTCGACCTTGGCCGCTGGGTTTACATTGGTGCGGCCTACGGACCGGAGCCGATCCGCAAAGCCCATCTCGAAATCACTAAGCGAGAGATGACCAAGGTTCCCGGAAGCCGATGGTTCCTGCTTGAGGATCGCAAAGAAGAGCACAGCACCTTGCACTGCCGTGCTGACACAATGCGAGGCTTGCCGACATGGGATGAGCTCAGATGGCTCAACCA GTGGATTCCTCACTGCACATTCTTGTCTTTCTCGCCAATCTCCAAGGTTGATGGCAAGTCTGCCATGAAGCAGTACACGATGGCTAAGAAACGCTTCGCGGAGGCGAAGTTGGACTACTTTGGTATTCTCAGCATTGGCATGCGTGAGATGC ACAACATTGTGTGCATTGTTTATAACAGGGAGGATCCTGACATGCGTCGCCGCGCGCAGTGGCTCGTCCGTACCATGATCCAGGATTGCGCTGACAACGGCTGGGGCGAGTTCCGTACTCACGTCGCTCTCATGGATCAGATCGCGGATACGTACGACTTCAACAACCATGCGCTTGGCAAGTTGAATCAGACCATCAAGGATGCGTTGGACCCGAATGGCATTCTGGCACCTGGAAAGAGCGGCGTTTGGCCCAAGAGCTACGATAAGTCCAAGTATGTCCTCAACAAAGACTacattaaataa
- a CDS encoding aromatic prenyltransferase, producing the protein MAPAAIYNPVKDSLEAPLRSPQKFNAFSSSVNDATIPIDPPLNPKHRWWWDKCAPLLNTLLNSAESYTPEEKADHLRVFRDVVVPSFGIPTPKAKVRPLLTYDGSTFEPSWNFTKGDDGVIRYTFEPLGDTAGSTDDPFAGDIGRSMVPILSQFSSDVDMRWYEQLVSAWFVTPQEAAAARQAMPSFVKRIPQLFLAYDMKRSKRILKSYHFPVLKHFATGATTSDLVFDMIPKLQPCGDRLAASATKLQKYLASCKEPCIVEMMAVDCIDPNKARVKVYARTTSNAKSVLADVFTLGGAQTDEATLKGVETAEKVWHLLLDEPQGMTADQRKDARDMQNLHKGICFAFELKPGAERIDIKAHLPWGQTASSDAQTMRNFAQTLRNLGWDESADKFYRGATETSKLPGRDYSKPGGLSYVSYNYNETGPYMSSYFSPKVQGD; encoded by the exons ATGGCACCAGCAGCCATCTATAATCCTGTAAAGGATAGCCTCGAAGCACCGCTAAGGTCTCCTCAGAAGTTCAACGCCTTCTCCTCAAGTGTCAACGATGCTACCATCCCTATTGACCCTCCCCTCAACCCAAAGCaccggtggtggtgggatAAATGCGCACCACTCCTCAACACCCTGCTCAACAGCGCAGAGTCATATACACCGGAAGAGAAGGCAGACCACTTGCGCGTGTTCCGCGATGTTGTTGTACCTTCGTTCGGAATACCAACACCCAAGGCAAAAGTGAGGCCGCTGTTGACTTACGATGGATCTACCTTTGAGCCATCGTGGAACTTCACCAAAGGTGATGACGGTGTAATTCGCTACACGTTCGAGCCCCTAGGAGATACTGCCGGTTCTACCGATGACCCCTTCGCTGGAGATATTGGCAGATCCATGGTTCCAATACTCTCTCAATTCTCTTCCGACGTCGATATGCGATGGTACGAGCAACTCGTCAGCGCATGGTTTGTCACACCCCAAGAAGCCGCCGCTGCTCGTCAAGCGATGCCTTCTTTTGTTAAACGTATACCGCAACTCTTCCTCGCCTACGACATGAAGCGTTCGAAGCGCATTCTCAAATCCTATCACTTTCCAGTCCTCAAGCACTTCGCGACAGGAGCGACGACATCAGATCTCGTTTTCGACATGATTCCAAAGTTGCAGCCTTGTGGAGACAGGCTCGCCGCATCCGCCACAAAGTTGCAAAAGTATTTGGCGTCTTGCAAGGAGCCGTGCATAGTTGAGATGATGGCTGTCGACTGCATCGACCCCAACAAGGCACGCGTCAAGGTCTATGCTCGGACAACCTCAAACGCGAAGTCAGTGCTGGCAGACGTCTTCACACTTGGTGGGGCTCAGACCGACGAAGCCACGTTGAAAGGTGTAGAGACCGCGGAGAAGGTGTGGCATCTACTCCTGGATGAGCCCCAAGGCATGACGGCGGATCAACGGAAAGATGCCAGAGATATGCAGAATCTGCACAAGGGCATTTGTTTTGCATTCGAGCTGAAGCCTGGAGCGGAACGCATCGATATCAAGGCACACTTGCCGTGGGGCCAGACTGCAAGCAGCGATGCGCAGACTATGAGGAACTTTGCACAAACCCTGAGAAACTTGGGATGGGACGAGTCTGCAGACAAGTTTTACCGTGGTGCCACAGAAACTTCCAAACT GCCTGGTAGGGACTACTCTAAGCCAGGTGGATTGTCTTATGTCTCGTACAACTACAACGAGACTGGGCCCTACATGTCTTCCTACTTCTCTCCCAAAGTTCAAGGAGACTAA